The following are encoded together in the Leptidea sinapis chromosome 29, ilLepSina1.1, whole genome shotgun sequence genome:
- the LOC126973640 gene encoding uncharacterized protein LOC126973640, producing MNDEKLIILVSKYECLFDITKPSYSDRIMKDNAWEEISKCLGISVTQCQDRWKKLRDNFRKAYYNRKGKSGDGATTSKLIKFEKELSFIIPFFRNRNQISNVTLSSDDSEPGTPIPPPSTSSKRSDHSEVESLASTSGSKKRPRLSKDVATVFEEYLEEKRNTTPRDKALRNFFLSMSDTVETFPKEVQARIKRRVFNIVNEAELSLYENSTDLNYSLSINSPPSTNQSTYLVSNETYIPQNYPDQTTYGYNTSTQNTK from the exons ATGaatgatgaaaaattaataatactcgTGTCAAAATATGAGTGTTTATTTGACATAACCAAGCCATCATATAGCGATCGGATAATGAAAGACAATGCATGGGAGGAAATTAGCAAATGTCTCGGAATAAGTG TGACGCAGTGCCAGGATCGTTGGAAGAAACTGCGAGATAACTTCAGAAAAGCCTATTATAACCGAAAAGGCAAGAGTGGCGATGGTGCAACTACGtccaaattgataaaatttgaaaaagaactttcttttataataccaTTTTTTCGCAATCGAAACCAAATATCTAATGTAACATTATCATCGGATGATTCAGAGCCTGGCACACCAATACCACCACCATCGACATCATCTAAACGTTCTGACCATTCTGAAGTTGAATCGCTTGCAAGTACTTCTGGCTCGAAAAAGAGACCACGCTTAAGCAAAGATGTTGCTACGGTTTTCGAAGAGTATCTTgaagaaaaaagaaatactaCACCCCGTGACAAGGcattacgtaatttttttttgtctatgtCAGATACAGTGGAAACATTCCCAAAAGAAGTCCAAGCACGAATTAAAAGGCGCGTGTTTAACATTGTTAATGAAGCTGAATTAAGTCTGTATGAAAATAGTACAGATTTGAATTATTCTTTGTCtataaattcaccgccatcGACTAATCAATCTACTTACCTAGTGTCAAACGAAACCTATATTCCTCAAAACTATCCAGATCAGACTACTTACGGGTACAATACCAGcacacaaaatacaaaataa
- the LOC126973609 gene encoding uncharacterized protein LOC126973609, giving the protein MDEDEILIMYFFLKRRKMKQAMKRKYWVHPMLMKRIPLGLCQSYIEELKSDDGKFYEYLRMTVTTFDSLLVRLADNLRRENTHFRNCISAEERLVITLRYLASGCSFKQLHYNFRVGMSTISKIIKETCSVIWSVLSAEYLKLPNTEEEWKAIAEAFKTKANFPHCLGALDGKHIRITKPINSGSMFFNYKDYFSFILFAIVDSEYRFIYVSIGSYGKECDSSILKQSNFWKKLNDGTLNIPRPTPLHENMQEEIPYVFVGDEAFTLSQNLLRPYGGTHLDNKKKIFNYRLSRARRYVECTFGILSNKWRILHRPLDVCAETAIEVVKACTVLHNFLIRKDAIYLENTPTVMPLVNMPATQLRPNEGGGNAVRLQFSDYFVSEIGSVPWQNITAHVS; this is encoded by the exons ATGGACGaagatgaaattttaataatgtatttcttTTTGAAAAGAAGGAAAATGAAGCAAGCAATGAAAAGAAAGTACTGGGTACATCCAATGTTAATGAAAAGAATTCCATTAGGATTATGTCAGAGTTATATAGAAGAATTAAAAAGTGATGATGGAAAGTTTTATGAGTATTTAAGAATGACTGTCACCACCTTTGATAGCCTACTGGTACGACTTGCAGACAATCTTAGAAGAGAAAACACACATTTCAGAAATTGTATAAGTGCCGAAGAAAGACTAGTGATAACTTTaag atatttGGCGTCGGGATGTTCGTTTAAACAACTGCATTATAATTTTAGAGTGGGAATGTCAACCATCAGCAAAATAATCAAAGAAACGTGTTCTGTTATTTGGAGCGTATTAAGTGCAGAATATTTAAAGTTGCCCAATACCGAAGAAGAATGGAAAGCGATCGCTGAAGCTTTTAAAACGAAAGCAAATTTTCCTCATTGCCTCGGTGCGCTGGACGGCAAGCACATAAGGATTACAAAGCCAATAAATAGTGGTTCTATGTTTTTTAACTATAaggattatttttcttttattttatttgcaattgttgATTCAGAATACCGTTTCATTTACGTTAGTATTGGTTCATACGGAAAAGAGTGTGATTCATCTATCCTAAAACAATCCAATTTTTGGAAGAAACTAAATGATGGTACTTTAAATATACCAAGACCCACGCCCTTACACGAAAATATGCAAGAAGAAATACCATATGTATTTGTTGGAGACGAAGCCTTTACATTGTCACAAAATTTATTGCGACCTTATGGCGGTACTCATTTAGACAATAAgaaaaagatatttaattacCGTCTAAGCCGCGCGAGAAGATATGTTGAATGCACTTTTGGTATCTTATCCAATAAATGGAGGATCTTGCATAGACCATTGGATGTATGTGCAGAAACAGCTATTGAAGTTGTAAAGGCTTGTACggtattacataattttttaataagaaaagaCGCTATATACTTGGAGAATACCCCAACCGTTATGCCCCTGGTAAACATGCCTGCAACACAGCTGCGTCCAAACGAAGGTGGTGGAAACGCAGTGCGCTTACAATTTTCCGACTATTTTGTATCTGAAATAGGCTCCGTACCTTGGCAAAACATTACAGCACAcgtatcataa